One window from the genome of Leptospira johnsonii encodes:
- a CDS encoding pyrimidine/purine nucleoside phosphorylase, which translates to MQQFENVTVIKKANVYFDGKVTSRTVIFSNGEKKTLGILMPGEYEFGTDEKEIMEILDGDLLVQLPGNPEWKEIKGGQSFEVPANSKFKLNVKKLSDYCCSYLK; encoded by the coding sequence ATGCAACAATTCGAGAACGTAACAGTAATTAAAAAAGCGAACGTATACTTTGACGGAAAGGTCACCAGTAGAACTGTAATATTCTCCAATGGAGAAAAAAAGACACTAGGTATCCTAATGCCCGGAGAATACGAATTCGGGACCGACGAAAAAGAAATTATGGAAATTTTAGACGGAGATCTTTTAGTCCAACTGCCTGGAAATCCTGAATGGAAGGAGATTAAAGGAGGACAATCTTTTGAGGTCCCTGCAAATTCCAAATTCAAACTGAACGTTAAAAAGTTAAGCGACTATTGCTGTTCTTATCTTAAGTAA
- a CDS encoding methyl-accepting chemotaxis protein: MLFKLRLYYFISYSIFTSLVLGSVLGTFTIFGVIPAEKLGFAASVSAGVGVFFSFCMGIFSGTWLAKTFQTIQDSFKKVSKGDLTARIETNSKDLLFDFYESFHRMLQGQSELIGLIRSTAETLSTDSGEMRTVVLDFGSNIQSQSAATEEVSASIEEISGVATSISSIAGENANSMSNLVSEVEKLSSAIEKTKGQVDETLGSFEDISKRAEKGSQSLTYMGQAIDNLSKSSKEISKTIGNIADISEKINMLALNASIEAARAGDAGRGFAVVADEVSKLAERTALSVRSINELVKKNQEDMSQGLERIQLTTKEIQEIIETIDRMSTQIKEVRSAVNSQQELRNSVLKEADFVFKRSDEIRNAVTEHNMATREVVDSVSSISNLAVNNSENSDTLAERILGISNTANKLGNTVGMFKIASKARAAEKALDPKTHELKFKSAIGKLYYVKKYDLVEIVWTENFSYEGYREMLEKGLEIVKEFQVSRWMADTSNMGIVSAEAQTWVNETWFPKAMASPLKKIAIVIPQSVLSELSIDTKSLKAGNIDLINTPSREEGMRWLVSK; the protein is encoded by the coding sequence ATGCTATTCAAACTTAGGCTCTATTACTTTATTTCTTATTCTATTTTTACTTCTTTGGTCCTAGGTTCCGTACTCGGAACATTCACCATATTTGGAGTGATTCCTGCTGAAAAACTCGGATTCGCTGCTTCTGTCTCCGCTGGAGTAGGAGTTTTCTTTTCCTTTTGTATGGGAATTTTTTCAGGCACCTGGCTTGCTAAGACATTCCAAACCATACAAGATTCATTTAAAAAGGTCAGCAAAGGGGACCTAACTGCGAGAATCGAAACAAATTCAAAAGATCTACTTTTCGATTTTTACGAAAGTTTTCATAGAATGCTCCAAGGCCAATCTGAGTTGATCGGGTTGATCAGAAGCACTGCAGAAACTCTTTCAACCGATTCGGGGGAAATGAGAACTGTGGTTTTAGATTTCGGCTCCAATATACAATCCCAGTCGGCAGCTACAGAAGAAGTTTCCGCATCCATTGAAGAAATTTCAGGAGTGGCAACTTCCATCTCTTCCATCGCAGGAGAGAATGCAAATAGCATGAGCAATTTGGTTTCGGAAGTGGAAAAACTCTCTTCTGCGATCGAAAAAACAAAAGGGCAAGTTGACGAGACCTTAGGTTCCTTTGAGGATATTTCGAAACGTGCGGAGAAGGGCTCACAATCCTTAACCTACATGGGACAGGCTATAGACAATCTTTCCAAAAGTTCCAAAGAGATTTCCAAAACAATCGGGAATATCGCGGACATCAGCGAAAAAATAAACATGTTAGCGCTCAATGCATCTATCGAGGCAGCAAGAGCGGGAGACGCAGGAAGAGGTTTCGCGGTAGTTGCTGACGAGGTTTCTAAACTCGCAGAAAGAACTGCACTCAGCGTGAGAAGTATCAACGAATTGGTGAAGAAGAACCAAGAAGATATGTCCCAAGGTTTAGAAAGAATTCAGCTCACCACGAAAGAGATCCAAGAAATTATAGAAACTATAGATAGGATGTCCACTCAGATCAAAGAAGTCAGATCCGCTGTCAATTCCCAACAAGAACTCAGAAACTCGGTCTTAAAGGAAGCGGACTTCGTTTTCAAACGTTCCGACGAGATCCGAAATGCGGTAACCGAGCATAATATGGCTACCAGAGAAGTTGTCGATTCGGTTTCTTCTATCAGTAATTTGGCGGTGAATAATTCCGAGAACAGCGATACCTTAGCTGAAAGAATTTTAGGAATTTCTAATACTGCAAACAAACTAGGAAATACTGTGGGAATGTTCAAGATCGCCTCCAAAGCAAGAGCAGCGGAGAAGGCTCTGGATCCAAAAACCCACGAGCTCAAGTTCAAATCCGCGATCGGAAAATTATATTACGTTAAAAAATACGATTTAGTAGAGATCGTCTGGACAGAAAATTTCAGTTACGAAGGTTATCGGGAAATGTTGGAAAAGGGCCTCGAAATTGTAAAAGAATTCCAGGTATCCAGATGGATGGCAGATACTTCTAATATGGGAATCGTTTCTGCAGAAGCGCAAACTTGGGTTAACGAAACCTGGTTCCCGAAAGCGATGGCTTCTCCTTTAAAAAAAATAGCGATCGTGATCCCTCAATCAGTACTGTCGGAACTTTCTATCGATACTAAATCCTTAAAAGCTGGTAACATAGACTTAATCAATACTCCTTCGAGAGAAGAAGGAATGCGTTGGTTGGTCTCTAAATAA
- a CDS encoding TMEM175 family protein: MAAKKPKPEKQITTSETPLPAPVLSESGRTVAYSDAIFSIALTLMALEIKIPSPEQIGAKNLLVALGEAWPAYLSFLISFMIITVVWTNHHTIFRYVKYVDHNLTILNNLLLLNIIIIPFCSEMLGEYILLGNDNSKIAALIYGGWIALGGIPFNLVWRYGVKKEYLRNPEANLAEIEVISKHFIKGPYIYSFVTLLAFINVWLSISGFIILILMYLIPTTWLFRKKKQV, encoded by the coding sequence ATGGCAGCTAAAAAACCTAAGCCCGAAAAACAAATCACAACTAGCGAAACTCCTCTACCTGCTCCCGTTTTGAGCGAATCAGGACGTACTGTAGCCTATAGCGACGCAATCTTTTCTATAGCCTTAACTCTAATGGCGCTTGAAATAAAGATCCCCAGTCCGGAACAGATCGGCGCCAAAAATCTATTAGTCGCCCTGGGAGAAGCATGGCCCGCATATTTAAGTTTTTTGATCAGCTTTATGATCATCACTGTTGTCTGGACCAATCACCATACTATTTTTAGATATGTCAAGTATGTGGATCATAACTTAACTATCCTAAATAATTTACTTTTATTGAATATAATCATCATTCCTTTCTGTTCCGAAATGTTAGGAGAATACATTCTTCTTGGCAATGATAACTCTAAAATTGCTGCTTTGATCTATGGAGGTTGGATAGCTTTAGGTGGCATTCCTTTTAATCTAGTTTGGAGATATGGAGTTAAGAAAGAATATCTCAGAAATCCGGAAGCGAACCTTGCGGAAATCGAGGTGATCTCCAAACATTTTATAAAAGGTCCTTATATTTATTCTTTTGTCACTCTTCTCGCATTTATAAATGTATGGTTGAGTATTTCTGGATTCATAATACTGATCTTAATGTATTTGATCCCGACTACCTGGCTCTTTCGAAAGAAGAAACAGGTTTGA
- a CDS encoding universal stress protein — translation MKVLISFANPKMGAKLFGLTRALFSKSKENLSIVALHVVSVESKSEGFPILEEDEIFQAVREEAAGSEFSFETVGFPSDWIVPGIVEIAKSKEIDLLLLGAARSLFSENLLGGKVGDVLRHLSDLDIAVLADNGLVSPIEPIIYSPGLDSAPLFPFSSGLSTFIEKPIPVLSGVNQSEFGLTQSNQFRPWIPFSLNAAADQTKNLAILDYDTYKSFHSVLLDRKGLSFLILRKGN, via the coding sequence ATGAAAGTTCTAATTTCGTTTGCTAACCCCAAAATGGGAGCAAAACTTTTCGGGCTAACAAGGGCACTATTCTCCAAATCCAAAGAGAATCTTTCCATAGTTGCGTTACACGTCGTTTCAGTAGAATCCAAATCGGAAGGGTTCCCAATATTAGAAGAAGATGAAATCTTCCAAGCGGTTAGAGAAGAAGCTGCCGGTTCTGAATTCAGTTTTGAAACAGTAGGATTTCCTTCTGACTGGATCGTTCCAGGGATCGTAGAGATCGCAAAAAGTAAAGAGATCGATTTACTTCTATTAGGCGCCGCACGTTCTTTATTTTCCGAAAATTTGCTTGGTGGAAAAGTAGGAGATGTGCTCAGACATTTGTCGGATCTGGATATTGCAGTCCTCGCGGATAACGGACTAGTCTCTCCGATCGAGCCGATTATCTATTCTCCAGGTTTGGATTCCGCTCCGCTTTTTCCATTCTCTTCCGGTCTTTCTACATTTATAGAAAAACCGATCCCTGTACTTTCAGGAGTCAACCAATCGGAGTTCGGACTTACCCAATCCAATCAGTTTAGACCTTGGATCCCATTTTCTTTAAATGCAGCCGCAGATCAAACTAAGAACCTAGCGATCCTTGATTATGATACGTATAAATCATTTCATTCGGTTCTATTAGACAGAAAAGGACTCTCTTTTTTGATCTTAAGAAAAGGAAATTGA
- the hrcA gene encoding heat-inducible transcriptional repressor HrcA produces the protein MELSQRHRMILKATVDEFIQENRPVGSKTLFDKHDIGLSPASIRSVLKELEEMGYLASRHTSGGRIPTEIGYRFYVDSLVVLYELTIKEKQRIQEEYLKMQFKLEQILKATASVLASLSNSAGVVLGPAKSLDTLKHVELIHVHGDEVLMIMVMRSGAVLNRNVFLDRNYSQEELYQISKYLNDNAKGYDMFEIQGKVIPSLLLRKDGPLDFYKVSGVLAAAMTPDNSEVSLYIDGLKNLYGRFKDEEEKLNQVLSLLDDKRFLTGMFGEYSEHDGVYTVIGKDGDGRMGGVSIITSGYRMGEKRIGAMGIIGPQRMDYHRALPLVDFTSKLVSEMITRISK, from the coding sequence ATGGAACTATCCCAAAGACATAGGATGATCCTAAAGGCCACGGTGGACGAGTTTATCCAAGAGAACCGTCCTGTTGGCTCTAAGACCTTATTCGACAAACATGATATAGGTTTGTCACCGGCTTCTATACGCAGCGTTTTAAAGGAGCTGGAGGAGATGGGTTATCTTGCTTCTCGACATACTTCTGGCGGCAGGATCCCTACAGAGATCGGTTATCGATTCTATGTGGATTCTTTAGTGGTTCTTTATGAGTTAACCATTAAAGAAAAACAAAGGATCCAGGAAGAATACCTGAAGATGCAGTTCAAACTGGAGCAAATCCTGAAGGCGACTGCAAGCGTTCTCGCTAGTCTTTCCAATTCTGCGGGAGTGGTTTTAGGGCCGGCAAAAAGTTTGGACACTCTTAAACACGTGGAATTGATCCATGTGCATGGGGACGAGGTCCTGATGATCATGGTAATGCGCTCCGGAGCGGTGCTGAACCGGAACGTATTCTTGGATCGGAATTATAGCCAGGAAGAATTGTATCAGATCTCTAAGTATCTGAACGATAACGCAAAAGGTTATGATATGTTCGAGATCCAAGGGAAGGTGATACCTTCTCTCTTACTGAGAAAAGATGGACCATTAGATTTTTATAAAGTGTCCGGAGTTCTCGCCGCCGCTATGACGCCGGATAACTCCGAAGTTTCTTTATATATCGACGGTCTCAAGAATTTATACGGAAGATTTAAGGACGAAGAGGAAAAGCTCAACCAGGTTCTCTCCTTACTGGATGATAAAAGATTCCTTACCGGAATGTTCGGAGAATATTCCGAACACGACGGAGTTTATACCGTCATAGGAAAGGATGGGGACGGAAGAATGGGCGGAGTGAGCATCATTACTTCCGGATATAGAATGGGAGAGAAAAGGATAGGCGCTATGGGGATCATCGGTCCGCAGAGGATGGATTATCATAGAGCGCTTCCACTTGTGGATTTTACTTCGAAACTAGTTTCGGAGATGATTACGCGTATTAGTAAGTAG